In one window of Helianthus annuus cultivar XRQ/B chromosome 17, HanXRQr2.0-SUNRISE, whole genome shotgun sequence DNA:
- the LOC110923531 gene encoding serine/threonine-protein phosphatase 5 isoform X2, which translates to MPSMAAENNSNVSLAEQIKQQANEAFKANRFSQAIDLYTKAIELNGENAVYWANRAFSHTKLEEYGSAIQDASKAVEIDPKYSKGYYRRGAAYLAMGKFKEALKDFQQVKRICPNDPDASKKLKECEKAVMKLKFEEAISAPTSKQQSVAETIDLRTIDVEPQYAGARIEGDVVTLEFVKKMMDDFKNQKMLHKRYAFEIVLRTREILMALPSLVDVNVPNGKHFTVCGDVHGQFYDLLNIFELNGLPSEDNPYLFNGDFVDRGSFSVEVILTLFAFKCMSPSAIHLSRGNHESKSMNKIYGFEGEVRSKLSDKFVELFAEVFCYLPLAHVINEKVFVVHGGLFSTDGVKLSDIRAIDRFCEPPEEGLMCEILWSDPQPNPGRGPSKRGVGLSFGGDVTKRFLKDNNLDLVVRSHEVKDEGYEIEHDGKLITVFSAPNYCDQMGNKGAFIRFEAPTMEPKIVTFSAVPHPDVKPMAYASNFLRMFN; encoded by the exons ATGCCATCAATGGCTGCCGAAAACAACTCTAACGTTTCATTGGCTGAACAAATCAAACAACAAGCTAATGAAGCCTTCAAAG CTAATAGGTTTTCACAAGCGATTGATTTGTATACAAAAGCGATTGAATTGAACGGTGAGAATGCGGTATATTGGGCGAATCGTGCGTTTTCGCATACGAAGTTGGAGGAATATGGAAGTGCGATACAGGATGCGTCTAAGGCTGTTGAGATTGATCCTAAGTATTCAAAG GGCTATTATCGGCGCGGTGCTGCTTATCTTGCAATGGGGAAGTTTAAAGAAGCACTCAAGGATTTTCAACAG GTGAAAAGAATATGTCCAAATGATCCAGATGCTTCAAAAAAATTAAAGGAATGCGAAAAGGCTGTTATGAAGCTCAAGTTTGAAGAAGCGATTTCTGCACCTACTTCTAAACAACAGTCAGTAGCTGAGACCATCGATCTCCGAACCATAG ACGTGGAGCCACAATATGCTGGTGCAAGAATAGAGGGAGATGTAGTAACTTTAGAGTTTGTGAAGAAAATGATGGATGACTTCAAGAATCAGAAAATGTTACATAAACG ATATGCCTTTGAGATTGTTCTACGGACAAGAGAAATCTTAATGGCCTTGCCATCTCTGGTTGACGTAAACGTTCCAAATGGAAAGCACTTCACCGTTTGTGGTGATGTGCATGGTCAG TTCTATGATCTTCTAAATATCTTTGAGCTCAACGGTCTCCCTTCCGAAGACAATCCTTATTTGTTTAATGGCGACTTTGTTGACCGTGGTTCCTTTTCTGTGGAGGTTATTCTAACATTGTTTGCGTTCAAGTGTATGTCTCCATCAG CTATACATCTTTCTCGTGGAAATCATGAGAGCAAAAGCATGAACAAGATTTACGGGTTTGAGGGTGAGGTCCGGTCTAAGCTGAGTGATAAATTCGTGGAGCTATTTGCAGAAGTTTTTTGCTATTTACCTTTAGCTCATGTTATAAACGAGAAGGTATTTGTTGTTCATGGTGGACTTTTTAGCACTGATGGCGTAAAGCTCTCTGACATCAGGGCCATTGATCGGTTTTGCGAGCCCCCAGAGGAAG ggTTGATGTGTGAGATATTATGGAGTGATCCTCAACCTAATCCCGGTAGAGGACCAAGCAAGCGTGGTGTAGGGCTCTCTTTTGGTGGAGACGTAACAAAACGGTTTCTGAAGGATAATAATTTAG ATTTAGTTGTGCGATCTCATGAGGTCAAAGATGAAGGCTATGAAATCGAACATGATGGTAAACTCATCACTGTATTCTCTGCTCCAAACTACTGTGACCAG ATGGGTAACAAGGGTGCTTTCATCCGATTTGAGGCCCCCACAATGGAGCCCAAAATTGTCACATTTTCAGCAGTG CCACATCCCGATGTGAAGCCAATGGCGTATGCCAGCAATTTCCTCCGCATGTTCAATTAG
- the LOC110923531 gene encoding serine/threonine-protein phosphatase 5 isoform X1 — MPSMAAENNSNVSLAEQIKQQANEAFKANRFSQAIDLYTKAIELNGENAVYWANRAFSHTKLEEYGSAIQDASKAVEIDPKYSKGYYRRGAAYLAMGKFKEALKDFQQVKRICPNDPDASKKLKECEKAVMKLKFEEAISAPTSKQQSVAETIDLRTIGTGTDSSYHSPRFTATSVAVAVALVAILMMVVGPIVAIVVASAASALFFVVKKTDVEPQYAGARIEGDVVTLEFVKKMMDDFKNQKMLHKRYAFEIVLRTREILMALPSLVDVNVPNGKHFTVCGDVHGQFYDLLNIFELNGLPSEDNPYLFNGDFVDRGSFSVEVILTLFAFKCMSPSAIHLSRGNHESKSMNKIYGFEGEVRSKLSDKFVELFAEVFCYLPLAHVINEKVFVVHGGLFSTDGVKLSDIRAIDRFCEPPEEGLMCEILWSDPQPNPGRGPSKRGVGLSFGGDVTKRFLKDNNLDLVVRSHEVKDEGYEIEHDGKLITVFSAPNYCDQMGNKGAFIRFEAPTMEPKIVTFSAVPHPDVKPMAYASNFLRMFN; from the exons ATGCCATCAATGGCTGCCGAAAACAACTCTAACGTTTCATTGGCTGAACAAATCAAACAACAAGCTAATGAAGCCTTCAAAG CTAATAGGTTTTCACAAGCGATTGATTTGTATACAAAAGCGATTGAATTGAACGGTGAGAATGCGGTATATTGGGCGAATCGTGCGTTTTCGCATACGAAGTTGGAGGAATATGGAAGTGCGATACAGGATGCGTCTAAGGCTGTTGAGATTGATCCTAAGTATTCAAAG GGCTATTATCGGCGCGGTGCTGCTTATCTTGCAATGGGGAAGTTTAAAGAAGCACTCAAGGATTTTCAACAG GTGAAAAGAATATGTCCAAATGATCCAGATGCTTCAAAAAAATTAAAGGAATGCGAAAAGGCTGTTATGAAGCTCAAGTTTGAAGAAGCGATTTCTGCACCTACTTCTAAACAACAGTCAGTAGCTGAGACCATCGATCTCCGAACCATAG GGACGGGCACAGACTCATCTTATCATTCCCCTCGGTTTACTGCTACATCAGTGGCAGTTGCAGTAGCATTAGTGGCTAtattgatgatggtggtggggcCCATTGTAGCCATCGTAGTGGCATCTGCAGCATCGGCATTGTTTTTCGTGGTCAAAAAGACTG ACGTGGAGCCACAATATGCTGGTGCAAGAATAGAGGGAGATGTAGTAACTTTAGAGTTTGTGAAGAAAATGATGGATGACTTCAAGAATCAGAAAATGTTACATAAACG ATATGCCTTTGAGATTGTTCTACGGACAAGAGAAATCTTAATGGCCTTGCCATCTCTGGTTGACGTAAACGTTCCAAATGGAAAGCACTTCACCGTTTGTGGTGATGTGCATGGTCAG TTCTATGATCTTCTAAATATCTTTGAGCTCAACGGTCTCCCTTCCGAAGACAATCCTTATTTGTTTAATGGCGACTTTGTTGACCGTGGTTCCTTTTCTGTGGAGGTTATTCTAACATTGTTTGCGTTCAAGTGTATGTCTCCATCAG CTATACATCTTTCTCGTGGAAATCATGAGAGCAAAAGCATGAACAAGATTTACGGGTTTGAGGGTGAGGTCCGGTCTAAGCTGAGTGATAAATTCGTGGAGCTATTTGCAGAAGTTTTTTGCTATTTACCTTTAGCTCATGTTATAAACGAGAAGGTATTTGTTGTTCATGGTGGACTTTTTAGCACTGATGGCGTAAAGCTCTCTGACATCAGGGCCATTGATCGGTTTTGCGAGCCCCCAGAGGAAG ggTTGATGTGTGAGATATTATGGAGTGATCCTCAACCTAATCCCGGTAGAGGACCAAGCAAGCGTGGTGTAGGGCTCTCTTTTGGTGGAGACGTAACAAAACGGTTTCTGAAGGATAATAATTTAG ATTTAGTTGTGCGATCTCATGAGGTCAAAGATGAAGGCTATGAAATCGAACATGATGGTAAACTCATCACTGTATTCTCTGCTCCAAACTACTGTGACCAG ATGGGTAACAAGGGTGCTTTCATCCGATTTGAGGCCCCCACAATGGAGCCCAAAATTGTCACATTTTCAGCAGTG CCACATCCCGATGTGAAGCCAATGGCGTATGCCAGCAATTTCCTCCGCATGTTCAATTAG
- the LOC110923532 gene encoding receptor like protein 29: MLTFLLLILLTCTHHHISTQTHPQPPLTMDPTELQTLYNIMETLSSDREWRTTYPNPCEPSTSWVGIECKPGVSDSHLHVTRLDFGTPPNPTCKNTSTFPSQIFQLPYLQSIFFFNCFTKTKTTISISKTKTRPSCLQQLSLRSNPSLVGSIPSELFLALSSLQILTVSQSEISGAIAPEISNLNSLVHLDLTYNQLGGSIPAELGKLKNLVGLDLSYNALTGPVPHTIGQMGMLQKLDLSSNLLTGNVPNSIGELSSLVFMALSNNGLHGKLPVGFGDLKELEYLIMDNNPMSIELPTEFGRLLKLRELRLANSDYSGEIPASFSQLLNLTTLSLENNRLTGNIPVGIANLSHIYHLNLSKNFLSGEIPFDSSFLKRVGENLDLSENSELCLNPMQAYECAKLGVDVCNRSNRRVGNSGSGVKPLKTSEGRVVEVSRKHLFFVFLVFWCLGFYH, from the coding sequence ATGCTTACTTTCCTCCTACTCATCCTTCTAACATGCACCCACCATCATATCTCCACACAAACTCACCCACAACCACCACTCACCATGGACCCAACCGAGCTACAAACCCTCTACAACATCATGGAAACCCTATCTTCTGACCGAGAGTGGCGAACCACTTACCCTAACCCATGTGAACCTTCCACTTCATGGGTTGGAATTGAATGCAAACCAGGTGTTTCAGACTCACACCTTCATGTCACAAGGCTTGACTTTGGCACCCCACCAAACCCTACTTGCAAAAACACTTCCACTTTCCCTTCACAAATCTTCCAACTTCCATACCTTCAATCCATTTTCTTTTTTAActgtttcaccaaaaccaaaACAACTATTTCTATCTCCAAAACCAAAACTAGACCTTCTTGTTTGCAACAACTAAGTCTTAGATCAAACCCTAGTCTTGTTGGCTCTATCCCTTCAGAACTATTCTTGGCTTTATCTTCTCTTCAGATACTTACAGTATCTCAAAGCGAGATATCTGGCGCGATCGCGCCAGAGATCTCAAACTTGAACTCACTTGTTCATCTTGACTTGACCTATAACCAACTCGGCGGGAGCATTCCCGCCGAGTTGGGTAAGCTCAAGAATCTAGTGGGACTGGACCTGAGCTATAACGCGCTTACAGGTCCAGTCCCACACACGATTGGACAAATGGGTATGCTTCAAAAGCTCGACTTGAGCTCGAACTTGCTCACAGGAAATGTTCCAAACAGCATTGGGGAACTGAGTTCATTGGTGTTTATGGCACTTAGCAACAATGGGCTTCATGGGAAACTGCCTGTTGGATTTGGGGATTTGAAAGAACTAGAGTATTTAATAATGGACAATAATCCGATGTCGATCGAACTCCCAACGGAGTTCGGTCGACTTCTGAAGCTACGAGAGCTTCGGCTTGCCAACTCTGACTACTCCGGCGAAATTCCGGCCAGCTTTTCTCAACTGTTGAACTTAACTACATTGTCTCTTGAAAACAACCGGTTGACCGGAAACATTCCGGTGGGTATTGCGAATCTTTCGCATATTTATCACTTGAATTTGAGCAAGAACTTCTTGAGCGGAGAGATACCGTTTGATTCAAGTTTCTTGAAGAGAGTGGGTGAGAATTTGGACTTAAGTGAGAATAGTGAGTTGTGTTTGAATCCAATGCAAGCATATGAGTGTGCAAAGCTTGGAGTTGATGTGTGTAATAGAAGCAATAGACGTGTGGGCAATAGCGGTTCTGGGGTGAAGCCATTGAAGACATCTGAAGGTCGAGTAGTTGAAGTTAGTAGGAAACATTTAttctttgtttttcttgttttttggTGTCTTGGATTTTATCACTAA